From the genome of Alphaproteobacteria bacterium, one region includes:
- a CDS encoding GMC family oxidoreductase N-terminal domain-containing protein codes for MDFDYIIVGGGSAGSVLANRLSARSANRVLVCEAGEDTPPGHVPPEILDSYPGTAYLNPRFHWTQLKVSTEVVGHNRDPNAPPPKLRKYEQARVLGGGSSINGQMANRGAPTDFDEWHERGATGWRWDDVLPYFKKVERDLDIDDEWHGQEGMIPVRRVPAAQWPGHAKALAEAFGRAGYKYLPDQNGLFEDGYFPITISNAEEQRVSAAIGYLNADVRRRANLTISTQTQVTELLFDEDRRCVGVKATVNGKPQEFRAREVILSSGAIHSPAHLMRAGIGPAGHLTDLGIPVRHALYGVGQRLMDHPSIALASFLKPKARVTNKETRRHLFVGMRYTSGIGGAPAGDMFVVGASKTSWHAVGEQIASFILFVNKTYSETGEVRLRSRNPADEPEVEFNLLSDRRDLERLADGIRRLTPLYQDPAMRGMMSDPFPASYSDKVRQVGEINTKNRLLTGVMAKLLDGPGLLRRYLIENLIMEGYTLDGVCNDEDEAEAFIRSAAVGVWHASCTCRMGAASDSMAVTDPAGRVHGMQGLRVVDASVFPVVPCANTNFPTIMTAEKIADAILAGH; via the coding sequence ATGGATTTCGACTATATCATCGTGGGTGGGGGCTCGGCCGGCTCCGTGCTCGCCAATCGGCTGTCCGCGCGCAGCGCCAACAGGGTGCTGGTGTGTGAGGCGGGCGAGGACACGCCGCCCGGTCACGTGCCGCCGGAAATTTTGGATTCCTATCCCGGCACCGCCTATCTGAACCCGCGCTTCCACTGGACCCAGCTCAAGGTCAGCACCGAGGTGGTCGGCCATAACCGCGACCCGAACGCCCCGCCGCCCAAGCTGCGCAAGTACGAGCAGGCCCGCGTCCTGGGCGGTGGCTCGTCGATCAACGGCCAGATGGCCAATCGCGGCGCGCCGACGGATTTCGACGAATGGCACGAGCGCGGCGCCACCGGCTGGCGCTGGGACGACGTGCTGCCCTATTTCAAGAAGGTCGAGCGCGACCTCGATATCGACGACGAATGGCATGGCCAGGAGGGCATGATCCCGGTCAGGCGCGTGCCGGCGGCGCAATGGCCGGGCCACGCCAAGGCACTGGCCGAAGCGTTCGGGCGGGCGGGCTACAAATACCTGCCGGACCAGAACGGCTTGTTCGAGGACGGCTATTTCCCCATCACGATCTCGAACGCCGAGGAGCAGCGGGTTTCGGCCGCCATCGGCTATCTGAACGCCGATGTGCGCCGGCGCGCCAATCTCACCATCTCGACCCAGACCCAGGTGACCGAGCTGCTGTTCGACGAGGACCGCCGCTGTGTCGGGGTCAAGGCCACGGTCAACGGCAAGCCGCAGGAATTCCGGGCCCGCGAGGTCATCCTGTCGTCGGGGGCCATTCACTCGCCGGCCCACCTGATGCGCGCCGGCATTGGCCCGGCCGGGCATCTGACCGACCTCGGCATTCCCGTGCGCCATGCGCTCTACGGCGTCGGGCAGCGGCTGATGGATCATCCGTCCATCGCGCTGGCCTCGTTCCTGAAACCCAAGGCCCGCGTCACCAACAAGGAAACCCGCCGGCACCTGTTCGTCGGCATGCGCTACACCTCCGGCATCGGCGGCGCGCCGGCCGGCGACATGTTCGTCGTCGGCGCCTCCAAGACCTCGTGGCACGCGGTCGGCGAGCAGATCGCGAGTTTCATTCTGTTCGTGAACAAAACCTATTCGGAGACGGGGGAGGTGCGGTTGCGCAGCCGCAACCCGGCGGACGAACCGGAGGTGGAGTTCAACCTGCTGTCGGACCGGCGCGATCTGGAGCGGCTGGCCGATGGCATTCGCCGGCTGACGCCGCTTTACCAGGACCCGGCCATGCGTGGCATGATGAGCGATCCGTTCCCGGCCAGCTATTCCGACAAGGTGCGACAGGTCGGCGAGATCAACACCAAGAACCGTCTGCTGACCGGCGTCATGGCCAAGCTGCTGGACGGTCCCGGCTTGTTGCGCCGCTATCTGATCGAGAACCTGATCATGGAGGGCTATACCCTCGACGGCGTCTGCAACGACGAGGACGAGGCCGAAGCCTTCATCCGCAGCGCGGCGGTCGGTGTCTGGCACGCGTCCTGCACCTGCCGCATGGGCGCGGCCAGCGACTCCATGGCGGTGACCGACCCGGCCGGGCGGGTGCATGGCATGCAGGGCCTGCGGGTGGTCGATGCCTCGGTCTTTCCGGTCGTGCCCTGCGCCAACACCAACTTCCCGACCATCATGACGGCGGAGAAAATCGCCGACGCCATTCTGGCGGGCCACTGA